The nucleotide window GACTGGGTCTGCTGGGTAGTTTTGTCTGCACAACCAGCAGTGAAACACACGCCCATAGCCTATCACCCTGCAGCCAATCTCTGTCTCCTGGACACTGTCTAAGAATGAGAGTAGAGCCCACTCCAGCTAGAAGGGAAGCTGTCCCGTGCTGGCCTCGCTTCCCACATGGCTTttagccccaccccagcctcccAGCCTTGTTATCTGATTGGCCCCCAGGAGCCTCCCCTGGAGGCGAGAGGACTTGGTCACAGGTTAACAAGTttcacagaggaggaggaaggaagttGTTGAGTGTGGCAGCCGAAGCAGGCGACAACTGCAGCAGCAGGTCTGAAACCAGCCTTCTCCAGACTCCCCACTGGGGCTTGCCATGCAGGGTCATCAGCACCAAGAGGAGGGAGAGGTGAAGGAAGAGCCTAGCCCTGAAAGCGCCTTTGAGAAGAGCCCCTTCCAGCTGACAGCAGAGGATGTCTATGACATTTCCTACCTGGTGGGCAGGGAGATCCTGAAAATAAGCAGCGAGCCCCAGGGGGAGGTGCCCACCAGAGTCGCCCAGTTGCAGTTCAAGATAGTGAGGATTCTGGAAATGCTGGAAGCTTTGGTGAATGAGAGTAACCTGACAGTGGAGGAGCTGAAGATGGAGAGAGACAATCTCAGAAAGGAGGTGGAGGGACTCAGAAAGGAGGGTCCCCCAGGGAATGCAGAGCAGGTAGGTATAAGGGCAAGTGCAACCTCAGGAACTGATGTGCTTATTGTGGAGGCATGGGGTTTTATTAACTACACTTTATACTAGTGACATTCAGCGAAGCATCTCCATCAATTTGGCCCACCTTTCACACATTGACAGAGTTACAGCTCCGTTGAGAAACTGCTGTGAGCAACCTCATGAGCGTAGGCACAGTTTGAGGTTAGCAGAATTCTCAACGTCAAAAATCCCTGTCCGATGGGAGGCCATGCTAGCACCACACACTGCAAAACACTTTTGCTAGCATGATTCAAGCCATTGTGTGGACAGGCCCTATTGGAGAAGTTTACTTTTCATCCCTGTTGAAGTTCCTGACCCAGCTGCCCGCGCAGAGACTGGCTCTGGCTAAACAACCTACAATGTTACGGTACAATGTCCTGTAGTATTGTAGGTATAGGGCATGGTTTTGTCTGGACAGAGTCAATATGCTGAAAGAGAGAAGTTCAGACATCCGGGCCCTGATTTtcatgtagtgtagatgtacaaTTGCACATCTGTCTTTTATGTACAATTGCTCACacaaaagcacctaattagccATTTGCACACATGTGAAATCCTTGTGTTTGTGCAAATTAGATGTATCAGAGGAGGAATGACCTTGTGGTTTAGGCGCTCAGCTGGGACTCAGGAAAGCTAGGTTCAGTTCTCAGCTCTGCTCAAATTCTCTCTGCAACCACAGGCGAGTCCCTTaatttctctgggcctcagttcctgtCTGtgacaatggggataacagcacttcctttGCAAGTTTAGaggtaaactctttggggt belongs to Chrysemys picta bellii isolate R12L10 chromosome 15, ASM1138683v2, whole genome shotgun sequence and includes:
- the RILPL2 gene encoding RILP-like protein 2 gives rise to the protein MQGHQHQEEGEVKEEPSPESAFEKSPFQLTAEDVYDISYLVGREILKISSEPQGEVPTRVAQLQFKIVRILEMLEALVNESNLTVEELKMERDNLRKEVEGLRKEGPPGNAEQLSLGPDKMIIDLTDPNRPRFTLQELRDVLQERNQLKAQLLITQEELQCYKSGIISQREDQAGPMEKESTVCSPSGSSKSNEEKTIIKRLFSFKYGKRI